Proteins encoded within one genomic window of Empedobacter falsenii:
- a CDS encoding GH3 family domain-containing protein: protein MKAFLAKIFAKYIVNKEQKWINNPLETQDKILNELIVAAKNTKFGVDHHFESIKNYEDFKSQVPINDYEGLKHYFDEVIEGKPDILWPGKPLYLAKTSGTTSGAKYIPLTEESVPSHINSARNALLYYINETKNSNFVDGKMIFLQGSPILEDKNGLKVGRLSGISAHFVPNYLQKNRLPSYETNVIEDWETKVDRVVDETVKADMTLISGIPPWLIMYFERLIKVSGKENVQSIFKNLQLMVTGGVNYEPYRDKVNQLIGRKIDCIQTYPASEGFIAYQDSQKSDDLLLLLNNGIFYEFVPVDEFFDENPIRISLKDVEIGKDYVLILNTNAGLWGYNIGDTVRFTSIKPYRIVVSGRIKHYTSAFGEHVIGHEVEQALQKTLEKYPASVNEFTVAPQVNPTEGLPYHEWLIEFDQKPENLTIFNEELDAQMRRQNTYYDDLITGNILRPLVVSEVKTEGFQHYMKSIGKLGGQNKVPRLSNNREIADEFYSLNLITTN, encoded by the coding sequence ATGAAAGCTTTTTTAGCGAAAATTTTTGCAAAATACATTGTCAATAAAGAACAAAAGTGGATAAATAATCCGCTGGAAACACAAGACAAAATTCTAAATGAATTGATTGTTGCTGCAAAAAATACAAAGTTTGGAGTTGATCATCATTTTGAATCAATCAAAAATTATGAAGATTTCAAATCGCAAGTTCCAATCAACGATTACGAAGGTTTGAAACATTATTTTGATGAGGTAATTGAAGGGAAACCTGATATTCTTTGGCCTGGAAAACCTCTTTATTTAGCTAAAACTTCTGGAACAACTTCTGGTGCAAAATATATTCCGCTAACAGAAGAGTCTGTTCCATCGCATATAAATTCTGCTCGAAATGCTTTATTGTATTATATTAATGAAACAAAGAATTCTAATTTTGTTGACGGGAAAATGATTTTCTTACAAGGAAGTCCAATTCTCGAAGATAAAAACGGATTGAAAGTTGGTCGACTTTCTGGAATTAGTGCTCATTTTGTTCCAAATTATTTGCAAAAAAATCGTTTGCCGTCTTATGAAACAAATGTGATTGAAGATTGGGAAACGAAAGTGGATAGAGTAGTGGATGAAACGGTGAAAGCTGATATGACGCTGATTTCTGGGATTCCGCCTTGGTTGATTATGTATTTTGAACGATTGATTAAAGTTTCTGGAAAAGAAAACGTTCAGTCGATTTTTAAGAATTTACAACTAATGGTAACAGGAGGTGTAAATTATGAACCTTATCGCGATAAAGTGAATCAATTAATTGGTCGAAAAATAGATTGCATTCAAACTTATCCTGCTTCAGAAGGGTTTATTGCATATCAAGATTCACAAAAAAGTGATGATTTATTGCTTTTATTGAACAACGGAATTTTTTATGAATTTGTTCCAGTTGATGAATTTTTTGATGAAAATCCAATCCGAATTTCCTTGAAAGATGTTGAAATTGGAAAAGATTATGTTCTAATTCTCAATACAAATGCAGGTTTGTGGGGATATAATATTGGTGACACAGTTCGTTTTACCTCGATAAAACCTTATAGAATTGTTGTTTCTGGTCGAATCAAACATTATACATCTGCTTTTGGTGAACATGTAATTGGTCACGAAGTGGAGCAGGCGTTACAAAAAACTTTAGAAAAATATCCAGCGAGTGTAAATGAATTTACAGTTGCGCCTCAAGTCAATCCAACAGAAGGTTTGCCTTATCACGAATGGTTAATCGAGTTTGATCAAAAACCTGAGAATCTAACCATTTTTAATGAAGAATTAGATGCGCAAATGCGTCGTCAAAATACGTATTATGATGATTTGATAACGGGAAATATTTTGCGTCCGCTTGTCGTTTCTGAGGTTAAAACAGAAGGTTTTCAGCATTATATGAAATCGATAGGGAAATTGGGCGGACAAAATAAAGTTCCTCGTTTGTCTAATAATCGCGAAATTGCAGATGAATTTTACAGTCTAAACTTAATTACTACAAATTGA
- a CDS encoding acyl-CoA thioesterase: protein MIYKTVKSSLVTFSQLMLPSHSNFSGKIHGGFILSLLDQIAFACASKYSGKYCVTASVDRVDFLTPVEVGELLTLKASVNYVGRTSIVVGIRVESQNIQTGEIKHCNSSYFTMICKEENGEKAEAPKLILKNLNEVRRFYKALHRIEEHSKAKEQIKDPIDYKSQDLIDHLLDNHFVKIELD from the coding sequence ATGATTTACAAAACGGTAAAAAGTTCATTAGTAACTTTTTCGCAATTAATGCTTCCATCGCATTCCAATTTTAGTGGAAAAATACATGGTGGATTCATTCTTTCTCTACTCGATCAAATTGCATTCGCATGTGCTTCCAAATACTCTGGAAAGTACTGTGTCACGGCATCTGTGGATAGAGTAGATTTCTTAACGCCAGTAGAAGTAGGGGAATTATTAACACTAAAAGCTTCGGTTAACTATGTTGGAAGAACGTCAATAGTGGTAGGAATTCGAGTAGAAAGTCAAAACATCCAAACTGGTGAAATTAAACATTGTAATTCGTCTTATTTTACGATGATTTGCAAAGAGGAAAATGGAGAAAAAGCTGAAGCTCCAAAATTAATTTTGAAGAATCTGAACGAAGTTCGACGCTTTTATAAAGCTTTGCATCGAATTGAAGAACATTCAAAAGCAAAAGAGCAAATAAAAGACCCAATTGATTATAAATCACAAGATTTAATTGATCATTTATTGGACAATCATTTCGTTAAAATAGAACTAGATTAA